From the bacterium genome, one window contains:
- a CDS encoding sulfurtransferase, giving the protein MNAPFYKFEMFGDEFSLIVAFIIGIGFGFFLERAGFGSGRKLAAQFYFTDMSVLKVMFSAIVTAMLGVFYLSWIGFMDLSLVYLTPTYLAPQIVGGLLLGIGFVVGGYCPGTSAVACSTGRIDAMVYFLGIFGGIFMFGFVFPFVKEFYYSTPMGKITLPQWFNIPYGVLVFAVVVMAVGAFAAAEWGEKKMARKQAEL; this is encoded by the coding sequence ATGAACGCACCATTTTATAAATTCGAAATGTTTGGCGACGAATTTAGTTTGATCGTCGCTTTTATCATCGGCATCGGTTTCGGGTTTTTCCTGGAACGCGCCGGGTTTGGAAGCGGCAGAAAATTAGCCGCTCAGTTCTATTTTACCGACATGAGCGTTCTCAAAGTTATGTTTAGCGCGATCGTGACCGCCATGTTAGGCGTGTTCTATTTATCCTGGATCGGTTTTATGGATTTGAGTCTGGTGTATCTCACGCCAACTTATCTTGCGCCGCAAATTGTCGGAGGGCTTTTACTGGGGATAGGCTTTGTGGTTGGGGGTTATTGTCCTGGAACGTCTGCGGTGGCATGCTCTACCGGCCGCATCGACGCGATGGTATATTTTTTGGGTATCTTCGGCGGTATTTTTATGTTTGGATTCGTATTTCCTTTCGTAAAGGAATTTTATTATTCCACGCCGATGGGGAAAATAACGCTGCCGCAATGGTTCAATATTCCTTACGGCGTGCTGGTATTCGCGGTGGTCGTCATGGCGGTCGGCGCATTTGCCGCGGCGGAATGGGGCGAAAAGAAAATGGCACGAAAACAAGCGGAGTTATGA
- a CDS encoding polysulfide reductase, whose amino-acid sequence MEELTTTRLNEMIDPILHIWGWEIPVYLFLGGLVAGFMIISGYFTLKGHHKHDYFSSFYLPHVSLAMLSLGMFALFLDLEHKLYVWRLYTTFQITSPMSWGAWILILVYPALLLNTLVSIPEAFSNRIHLFDKFSEKINRHPYLIKNIGILNMILGAVLGMYTGVLLSGLGARPLWSSSMLWILFLTSGLSAAAAFVHLVTTDHIERVLSAKADNAFLIFELLIFALFIVGMLSSTEAHQNGIHLILTGSYAAVFWVFVIGTGIIIPLIIQLLAVNHKINHTPIAPIMVITGGLLLRFVIVYAGQISHWTRI is encoded by the coding sequence ATGGAAGAACTAACGACCACACGTCTGAATGAAATGATCGATCCGATCCTGCATATTTGGGGATGGGAAATTCCGGTATATCTGTTTTTGGGAGGACTCGTAGCCGGGTTTATGATCATTTCAGGTTACTTCACTTTAAAAGGCCATCATAAACATGATTATTTTTCCTCGTTTTATTTGCCTCATGTCAGCCTGGCGATGCTCAGTCTGGGTATGTTTGCATTATTTCTAGATCTGGAACATAAGCTGTACGTTTGGCGCCTGTATACAACATTTCAAATAACATCACCGATGTCTTGGGGCGCATGGATATTGATATTGGTTTACCCGGCCTTGCTTCTGAATACGCTGGTCAGCATACCTGAAGCGTTCAGCAACCGAATTCATTTGTTCGACAAATTTTCTGAAAAAATTAACCGGCATCCGTATTTGATAAAAAATATCGGCATTTTGAATATGATATTAGGCGCGGTATTGGGCATGTATACGGGCGTGCTATTGAGTGGTTTGGGAGCCAGGCCATTATGGAGCAGTTCGATGTTGTGGATACTTTTTCTCACATCGGGTTTATCGGCGGCTGCGGCATTTGTTCATTTAGTAACTACCGATCATATCGAACGCGTACTTTCGGCAAAAGCGGATAACGCGTTCCTGATTTTTGAATTGCTGATATTTGCTCTGTTTATAGTCGGCATGTTATCATCGACGGAAGCGCATCAGAACGGTATTCATTTAATTCTGACCGGTTCGTACGCGGCCGTATTCTGGGTTTTTGTAATTGGCACCGGAATCATTATTCCGCTGATCATTCAATTGCTGGCAGTGAATCATAAGATCAATCACACGCCGATTGCGCCTATTATGGTTATTACCGGCGGGCTTTTGCTGAGATTTGTGATCGTGTATGCCGGACAGATCAGTCACTGGACTAGAATATAA
- a CDS encoding 4Fe-4S dicluster domain-containing protein, which produces MARLAMVIDTKKCVGCMDCVVACKTENNVPEGFNRDWITEAAKGKFPNVHLEIRSERCNHCENPPCVYCCPTGASHIHNYGGVILVDHDVCIGCKACIASCPYDARFIHPEGYVDKCTFCIHRVEKGMDPACVSVCPTHCMYFGDLDDPNSKVSRLLNERKNRTLIPEAGTKPHIYYLV; this is translated from the coding sequence ATGGCACGACTGGCTATGGTGATCGACACCAAGAAATGCGTAGGTTGCATGGATTGCGTCGTGGCATGCAAAACGGAGAACAATGTTCCCGAAGGATTTAACCGTGATTGGATTACCGAGGCCGCGAAAGGAAAGTTTCCCAATGTGCACCTTGAGATTCGATCCGAACGCTGTAATCATTGTGAAAACCCGCCGTGCGTGTATTGCTGTCCTACGGGCGCGAGCCATATTCATAATTACGGCGGAGTCATATTGGTGGATCATGATGTGTGTATCGGCTGTAAAGCTTGCATTGCATCTTGTCCGTACGATGCGCGGTTTATTCATCCCGAAGGATATGTAGATAAATGTACCTTCTGTATTCATCGCGTTGAAAAAGGAATGGATCCGGCATGCGTTTCGGTTTGCCCGACGCATTGTATGTATTTCGGCGATCTGGACGATCCGAACAGCAAAGTGAGCCGGTTATTGAACGAACGCAAGAATCGCACGTTGATACCGGAAGCAGGGACGAAGCCGCATATTTATTATTTGGTATAA
- a CDS encoding molybdopterin-dependent oxidoreductase: MNALSRRKFLKIGGGTALGAAASGTIINSIVHALDQSPAKNGIQKIPTYCDICFWKCGAIAYVKDGKLWKVEGNPEDPLSRGRLCPRGTGGVGAHYDPDRLKSPLIRKNLRGEEQWVEVTWDEAFDYIAEKMKKIKTTYGPESLAFFSHGIGGNFLKHTIKAYGSPNIAAPSFAQCRGPRDVGFRLTFGEDVSSPERTDIKNAKCIVLIGSHLGENMHNTQVQEFADAIENDASIIVVDPRHSVAASKAKFYLPIKPGTDIALLLAWMNVLVKENLYDKEYVEKYGFGFEQFAAEIQGYTPEWAYPETGIEPDQIRETAREMARYKPATLVHPGRHVTWYGDDAQRSRGIALLNALLGSWGRKGGFYTPVSMDVPSYPYPPYPKSDKGKVDNPDHKYPFAHETITTGIREATITGKPYPIKGWFIYATNLLHALPNEEETIKAIQNLDLMVVVDVIPSEIAGWADVVLPESVYLERHDDINVEWFREPFIALRQPAVESPHEQKPNWWMAKKLAEKLGLGAYYPWKHIEEYLETRLSNAGYSYGELKENGIIRGEKKPIYFDEGVPVEFPTPSGKIEFYSLQLQEAGFDPVPKYTPPPGPPAGYFRLLFGRAPVHSFSRTHSNPVLMDMMNENEVWVNHDIARRYGLKSGDYIKLKNQDGVVSNRIKVKATERIRTDCVYMVHGFGHNSKMLKRAFGRGASDAGLVTKYQVDPLMGGTGMNVNFVTFEMEA, encoded by the coding sequence ATGAACGCCTTATCACGCAGAAAATTTTTGAAGATCGGCGGAGGAACGGCGCTTGGCGCAGCGGCATCGGGAACGATTATCAATTCGATCGTCCACGCGCTGGATCAAAGCCCCGCCAAAAATGGTATCCAGAAAATTCCGACCTATTGTGACATTTGTTTCTGGAAGTGCGGCGCCATCGCTTATGTGAAAGACGGAAAGCTTTGGAAAGTCGAAGGCAATCCGGAAGATCCGTTAAGCCGCGGCAGGCTTTGCCCGCGCGGCACAGGCGGCGTCGGCGCGCATTACGATCCGGATCGGCTAAAATCGCCGTTGATTAGAAAAAATTTGCGCGGCGAGGAGCAGTGGGTTGAAGTTACCTGGGACGAAGCATTCGATTATATCGCCGAAAAAATGAAAAAAATCAAAACGACGTACGGGCCGGAGTCGCTGGCCTTTTTCAGTCACGGTATCGGCGGAAATTTTCTCAAACATACGATCAAAGCTTACGGTTCTCCCAACATAGCCGCGCCTTCTTTTGCGCAGTGCCGCGGCCCGCGTGACGTAGGATTCCGCTTGACCTTCGGCGAGGACGTGAGTTCTCCAGAAAGGACCGACATCAAAAATGCCAAATGTATTGTGTTGATCGGATCGCATCTCGGCGAGAATATGCACAATACGCAGGTGCAAGAATTTGCAGATGCGATCGAAAACGACGCATCGATTATCGTTGTCGATCCGCGTCATTCCGTGGCCGCAAGCAAAGCGAAATTTTATTTGCCGATCAAGCCCGGAACGGATATCGCTTTACTATTGGCGTGGATGAACGTATTGGTAAAAGAAAATTTATACGATAAAGAATATGTAGAAAAATACGGTTTCGGCTTTGAACAGTTTGCCGCCGAGATACAGGGTTATACGCCCGAATGGGCGTATCCGGAAACGGGAATTGAGCCTGATCAGATCCGTGAAACGGCGCGCGAAATGGCAAGATACAAACCTGCAACGTTGGTTCATCCCGGGCGGCACGTCACGTGGTACGGCGACGATGCTCAGCGCAGCCGCGGCATTGCATTGCTCAACGCACTGTTAGGAAGCTGGGGCCGCAAGGGCGGATTTTACACTCCGGTGAGCATGGACGTTCCAAGTTATCCGTACCCTCCGTATCCGAAATCAGATAAAGGTAAAGTTGATAATCCCGATCACAAATATCCGTTTGCGCATGAAACCATCACGACCGGAATCCGCGAAGCAACGATCACAGGCAAACCCTATCCTATCAAGGGATGGTTCATCTATGCAACCAACTTACTTCATGCGCTGCCGAACGAAGAAGAAACTATTAAGGCGATACAGAATTTAGATCTGATGGTCGTCGTGGACGTGATTCCAAGCGAGATCGCAGGTTGGGCTGATGTTGTGCTACCGGAATCGGTATATTTGGAGAGGCATGACGATATAAATGTGGAATGGTTCCGCGAGCCTTTTATTGCTCTGCGTCAGCCGGCCGTAGAATCGCCGCACGAGCAGAAACCAAATTGGTGGATGGCGAAGAAACTCGCAGAAAAATTAGGGCTGGGAGCGTATTATCCGTGGAAACATATCGAAGAATATCTTGAAACGCGATTATCAAACGCGGGGTACAGCTATGGCGAACTTAAAGAAAATGGAATTATTCGCGGCGAGAAAAAACCGATCTACTTTGATGAAGGCGTTCCTGTAGAATTTCCCACGCCGTCCGGCAAGATCGAATTTTATTCGCTTCAGCTTCAGGAAGCGGGTTTTGATCCGGTTCCAAAATACACGCCTCCTCCGGGCCCGCCGGCCGGGTATTTCCGGCTGCTGTTCGGGCGCGCGCCGGTTCATTCTTTCAGCCGCACGCATTCAAATCCGGTTTTGATGGATATGATGAACGAGAATGAAGTTTGGGTGAATCATGATATTGCGCGGCGTTACGGATTGAAGAGCGGCGATTATATTAAACTGAAAAATCAGGACGGCGTCGTGAGCAACCGAATAAAAGTAAAAGCAACGGAGAGGATCCGCACGGACTGTGTCTATATGGTACACGGCTTCGGCCACAACTCGAAAATGTTGAAACGCGCATTTGGCCGCGGCGCAAGCGATGCGGGGCTTGTTACAAAATATCAAGTAGATCCGCTGATGGGCGGCACCGGTATGAACGTCAATTTTGTTACTTTTGAAATGGAGGCGTAA
- a CDS encoding aminotransferase class V-fold PLP-dependent enzyme has product MSSLEKYFESYRNNVIGYDQTFETPQGIKKLIYADWTASGRMYAPIEERMMKDFGPFVGNTHTETTVTGTYMTEAYHTAHEIIKKHVNAGANDVIITQGSGMTGVIAKFQRMLGLRVPEQMSKYVRIPDEEKPVVFVTHMEHHSNHTSWLETIADVECIPPDEHGAVNLNYLHEILKKYQNRKAKIASVTACSNVTGIQTPYYKIARIMHQAGGLCFVDFACSAPYVKIDMHPEDPLEKLDAIYFSPHKFLGGPGTPGVLIFDSKLYTNKIPDQPGGGTVDWTNPWGGHKFLDNIEAREDGGTPPFLQTIKAALCVRLKEKMGVESMRRREEEIVDILFKELPKIDKLNILAAQTKDRLAVVSFYIDGLHYNLGVKLLNDYFGIQTRGGCSCAGTYGHYLLHIPQDVSNKITEKIDHGDMSEKPGWIRLSIHPIMTNDEVNYIIRSLQEVVTNFETWGKDYTYNPHTNEYCHNTFNSRKLSPVHKWMDVG; this is encoded by the coding sequence ATGAGTTCGCTGGAAAAATATTTCGAGTCCTATCGCAACAACGTGATCGGTTATGATCAGACCTTTGAGACGCCTCAGGGTATAAAAAAGTTGATTTATGCGGACTGGACAGCAAGCGGCAGGATGTATGCGCCGATCGAAGAGCGGATGATGAAGGACTTTGGCCCTTTTGTGGGGAATACGCATACAGAAACAACGGTGACCGGTACGTATATGACTGAAGCGTATCATACCGCGCATGAGATCATCAAGAAGCATGTAAACGCCGGCGCGAATGACGTCATCATTACGCAAGGTTCGGGCATGACCGGTGTTATCGCTAAATTCCAGCGTATGCTTGGTCTGCGCGTGCCGGAGCAAATGTCGAAATACGTTCGAATTCCCGACGAAGAGAAGCCGGTGGTATTTGTGACTCACATGGAACATCATTCCAATCACACCTCCTGGCTGGAAACGATTGCGGATGTGGAATGTATTCCGCCGGATGAACACGGCGCGGTGAATTTAAATTACCTGCATGAGATTCTTAAAAAGTACCAGAACAGAAAAGCCAAAATCGCTTCGGTTACAGCATGTTCCAATGTGACCGGGATTCAAACGCCTTATTATAAAATTGCACGAATCATGCATCAGGCAGGCGGTTTATGTTTTGTCGATTTTGCTTGTTCCGCTCCGTATGTCAAGATCGATATGCATCCCGAAGATCCGTTGGAAAAACTCGATGCAATTTATTTTTCTCCTCATAAATTTTTAGGCGGTCCCGGCACACCCGGCGTGCTGATCTTTGATTCGAAGCTCTACACTAACAAAATTCCGGATCAGCCGGGCGGCGGAACGGTTGATTGGACTAACCCGTGGGGCGGGCATAAATTTTTGGATAATATCGAAGCGCGTGAAGACGGCGGCACGCCTCCATTTCTGCAGACGATCAAGGCCGCATTATGCGTAAGGCTAAAGGAAAAAATGGGTGTTGAATCGATGAGACGTCGCGAAGAAGAAATAGTCGATATCCTATTCAAAGAATTGCCAAAAATTGATAAGTTAAATATTCTTGCTGCGCAAACAAAAGACCGCCTGGCGGTCGTGTCGTTTTATATTGACGGCCTGCACTATAATCTCGGGGTGAAATTACTAAACGATTATTTCGGCATTCAGACCCGCGGAGGCTGTTCTTGCGCAGGAACTTATGGGCACTATCTGCTTCATATTCCGCAGGATGTATCGAACAAAATTACCGAGAAAATTGATCACGGCGATATGTCCGAAAAACCGGGATGGATACGTTTGTCGATTCATCCGATCATGACGAATGATGAAGTAAACTATATTATCCGATCGCTTCAGGAAGTTGTGACTAATTTTGAGACTTGGGGAAAAGATTACACCTATAATCCGCACACCAATGAATATTGCCACAATACATTTAATTCAAGAAAACTCTCACCGGTCCATAAATGGATGGATGTCGGGTAA
- a CDS encoding phosphatase PAP2 family protein, producing the protein MIKQIWLDNITRWDVLLFRIIFNRNGKMLLDRFFLMISKSADGYLYAIAALLFFLIEPRTGNMFFTSAIFAFGLKVALYLVIKRWVRRKRPFDNIAGIRFLIAPPDQFSFPSGHTSGAFLFAVLCGHFFPIISVPLLLWSTLVGISRVYVGVHYPTDVLAGSILGILCAKAGLLTL; encoded by the coding sequence ATGATTAAACAAATTTGGTTAGATAACATCACACGTTGGGACGTTCTCTTGTTTCGAATCATATTCAATCGTAACGGAAAAATGCTGCTTGATCGGTTTTTTTTAATGATATCAAAAAGCGCCGACGGTTATCTTTACGCCATCGCAGCCCTATTATTCTTCCTAATTGAACCGCGAACCGGAAATATGTTTTTCACATCGGCCATTTTTGCCTTTGGACTAAAAGTTGCACTCTACCTTGTGATCAAACGTTGGGTGCGGCGTAAACGTCCTTTTGATAATATTGCCGGTATCCGATTCCTGATAGCTCCGCCGGATCAGTTCAGTTTCCCATCCGGCCATACTTCAGGCGCCTTTCTATTCGCCGTTCTATGCGGACACTTTTTCCCGATAATCTCTGTTCCCTTACTGCTATGGTCAACGCTCGTTGGCATCTCCCGCGTCTACGTGGGCGTCCATTATCCGACCGATGTGCTCGCAGGTTCCATACTCGGAATTCTTTGTGCAAAAGCAGGACTTCTGACCCTCTAA
- a CDS encoding M23 family metallopeptidase, translating to MKVIFFLYLFQNPYPVELCNQWNALYEKIQYGSVDRKENGKVLRHIVKELRELLSVPQDSIFYFPIEGYNVASVGGNGSGFIERKYNFLHGNAHRGHPAHDIFIHDADQNGLDDNTGKPAYVLAMTDGIVLGAKADWTEQDTLRGGNYLMLYNPNLDRYYYYAHNNQILVQVGDIVQAGTRIATVGRTGRNASPKRSSTHLHLMVLQITDEKGKPYNYYQELVTAKRMETQN from the coding sequence ATGAAAGTGATCTTTTTTCTTTATTTGTTCCAGAATCCATACCCGGTCGAACTTTGCAACCAATGGAATGCGCTATACGAAAAGATACAGTACGGATCGGTTGATCGTAAAGAAAACGGAAAGGTGCTCCGTCACATTGTAAAAGAACTCCGCGAATTACTCTCCGTTCCACAAGATTCCATTTTTTATTTTCCAATCGAAGGTTATAATGTTGCGTCCGTCGGAGGTAACGGGAGCGGATTTATCGAGCGAAAATACAATTTCCTGCATGGCAATGCGCATCGCGGCCATCCGGCGCATGATATTTTCATTCATGACGCCGATCAAAACGGGTTGGATGACAATACAGGAAAACCGGCTTACGTCCTTGCGATGACCGATGGAATTGTTTTGGGCGCAAAAGCCGACTGGACGGAACAGGACACCTTGCGCGGCGGAAATTATCTCATGCTTTACAATCCGAACCTGGACCGCTATTATTATTACGCACACAACAATCAAATATTAGTTCAAGTTGGCGATATTGTTCAGGCCGGAACGCGCATCGCCACGGTTGGGCGAACCGGGCGCAACGCATCTCCAAAACGCTCGTCCACGCATCTTCACCTGATGGTACTGCAAATCACCGACGAAAAAGGAAAGCCGTATAATTATTACCAGGAACTCGTAACGGCAAAAAGAATGGAAACACAAAATTAG
- a CDS encoding replication-associated recombination protein A: MSLFHENEESYSPAEKKPRAPLAERVRPRRLMEFVGQKHLLSEGKALRAQIVSGQMVSMIFWGPPGSGKTTLARIIAKETKSKFVAISAVDAGVGEVRKIIQNAESLKKQTGERLMLFIDEIHRFNKSQQDALLHSVEEGTITLIGATTENPSFEVINALQSRCKIYRLEALTAEDLNQILQHALTDDEWLKSKQVTIEDKQTLFFYAGGDARNLLNTLELSVQMTEPSADGSVHLKTEVIAEAYQQRNIHYDRAGEYHYDMISAFIKSLRGSDPDAALYWMARMLEGGEDPKFIARRLIILASEDIGNADPYALTLAVSTFAAVDYIGMPECRLNLAQCVTYLASCPKSNASYLAINQAAEDARSEKAFDVPLHLRNAVTKLMNKMDYGKGYKYSHDFSDRGETHFAEQDFLPPELKERVYYKPTDNGMEKKFKERLEKIWKKRQNNG, translated from the coding sequence ATGTCATTATTTCACGAAAACGAAGAATCCTATTCTCCTGCAGAAAAGAAACCACGTGCGCCTCTCGCGGAGAGAGTTCGTCCCCGGCGCTTGATGGAATTCGTCGGCCAGAAGCATCTCTTAAGCGAAGGCAAAGCGTTGCGCGCTCAAATCGTGTCAGGCCAAATGGTATCGATGATATTCTGGGGTCCGCCCGGTTCCGGTAAAACAACGCTTGCGCGGATCATCGCAAAAGAAACCAAATCTAAGTTTGTTGCCATCAGCGCGGTGGATGCCGGCGTGGGAGAAGTTCGCAAGATCATTCAAAACGCCGAATCATTGAAAAAGCAGACCGGTGAACGCCTGATGTTATTCATCGACGAAATTCATCGTTTCAATAAATCCCAGCAGGATGCGTTGCTCCATTCCGTGGAGGAAGGGACGATCACCCTGATCGGCGCGACTACGGAGAATCCGTCATTTGAAGTAATTAATGCCCTACAGTCACGATGTAAGATTTACCGGTTAGAAGCCTTAACCGCCGAAGATCTCAATCAGATATTGCAGCACGCCCTGACTGACGACGAGTGGCTGAAATCAAAACAGGTCACGATTGAAGACAAGCAAACCCTTTTTTTCTACGCCGGCGGCGATGCAAGAAATTTGCTTAATACACTTGAATTGAGCGTTCAAATGACCGAACCTTCGGCGGATGGATCTGTTCACTTAAAAACGGAAGTGATCGCGGAAGCGTATCAGCAAAGAAATATTCATTACGACCGAGCGGGTGAATACCATTACGATATGATCAGCGCCTTTATCAAGAGCCTTCGCGGCAGCGATCCGGATGCGGCTTTGTACTGGATGGCAAGAATGCTGGAAGGCGGCGAAGATCCGAAGTTCATCGCGCGACGTTTGATCATTCTTGCGTCCGAAGATATCGGTAACGCCGATCCGTACGCGTTGACGCTGGCGGTTTCAACCTTCGCCGCCGTCGACTATATCGGCATGCCTGAGTGCAGACTCAATCTCGCGCAGTGCGTTACTTATCTCGCCAGTTGCCCTAAAAGCAACGCCTCGTATCTCGCTATCAATCAGGCAGCAGAAGATGCCCGCAGTGAAAAGGCTTTTGATGTGCCGCTTCATTTACGTAACGCTGTAACAAAATTGATGAACAAAATGGATTATGGAAAGGGTTACAAATACTCCCATGATTTTAGTGATCGTGGGGAGACCCACTTTGCAGAACAGGATTTCCTTCCTCCCGAACTGAAAGAGCGTGTTTATTATAAGCCGACAGATAACGGGATGGAAAAAAAGTTTAAGGAACGATTGGAAAAAATATGGAAGAAGAGACAAAATAACGGATAA
- a CDS encoding dUTP diphosphatase translates to MQNLKIQRIHPDAKLPEYAHPGDAGLDLFSVDEAVIRPGESKLIGTGIIIELPENTEAQIRPRSGLALKHQITVLNSPGTIDHGYRGQVGVILINHGIKPFTVESGMKIAQMVIAPVMSVNVIDTGTLTETKRGEGGFGSTGT, encoded by the coding sequence ATGCAAAATCTCAAAATTCAACGTATTCATCCTGACGCAAAACTCCCGGAATATGCGCATCCCGGCGATGCGGGACTGGACTTGTTTTCCGTTGACGAAGCGGTGATTCGGCCTGGTGAATCCAAACTTATCGGAACAGGCATCATTATCGAGCTACCGGAAAATACGGAAGCGCAAATTCGCCCCCGAAGCGGCCTGGCATTGAAGCACCAGATCACCGTTTTGAATTCTCCAGGTACGATCGATCACGGTTATCGCGGACAAGTTGGCGTCATACTGATCAATCACGGGATAAAACCATTTACGGTAGAATCCGGAATGAAAATTGCTCAAATGGTCATTGCACCGGTGATGTCGGTTAATGTTATAGACACAGGCACCCTGACCGAGACGAAGCGCGGCGAGGGCGGATTCGGATCAACGGGAACCTAA
- the lipB gene encoding lipoyl(octanoyl) transferase LipB translates to MKLNILKLGLSNYASTWNLQKKLFDLRLNGQIEDTLVLCEHPHTYTVGKNGVDNVGKHLLMNKDELEQNNISVFEIDRGGDITYHGPGQIVGYPILNLNNYYRDMHRYLRDIEEAIIQTLAVFGITGKRVDTVTGVWVDTPRGVEKICAIGVKVTRWITMHGFALNVNSNLDFFNNIVPCGITDKGVISMEKIAGTQVELSRVEENIITSFENVFHVKSKIVNKKHLIKAESFHE, encoded by the coding sequence ATGAAGTTGAACATTTTAAAACTCGGTTTATCGAATTACGCATCCACATGGAACTTGCAGAAAAAACTTTTTGATCTGCGGCTTAACGGTCAGATCGAAGATACGCTGGTGCTGTGCGAACACCCGCACACCTACACCGTGGGCAAGAACGGCGTGGATAATGTCGGCAAACATTTGCTGATGAATAAAGACGAACTCGAGCAGAATAATATTTCGGTCTTTGAAATCGACCGCGGCGGCGACATTACGTATCACGGCCCGGGGCAGATCGTCGGGTATCCGATTCTGAATCTGAATAACTATTACCGCGATATGCACCGTTATCTCCGGGATATCGAAGAAGCGATAATACAAACTTTGGCTGTTTTCGGCATTACAGGAAAACGGGTTGACACCGTCACGGGCGTTTGGGTTGACACGCCGCGCGGAGTAGAAAAAATATGTGCCATCGGGGTTAAGGTAACCCGCTGGATCACTATGCACGGATTTGCGCTTAACGTAAATTCCAACCTGGATTTTTTCAACAATATCGTTCCATGCGGTATTACCGACAAAGGCGTTATCTCTATGGAGAAAATAGCAGGAACTCAAGTAGAGTTATCAAGAGTTGAGGAAAATATTATAACGTCTTTTGAGAACGTATTTCATGTCAAATCAAAAATCGTTAATAAAAAACATTTAATTAAAGCGGAGTCTTTCCATGAATAA
- a CDS encoding tetratricopeptide repeat protein has protein sequence MNNNFKIKTFSFTESSCCAVVCLFLFTVALGAQNPEKAKKHFDSGRNAYLKFTFDDYKEAVGHYEKALAEDSNFAPAYAALSEAHALLGFELENLGQPAENHYSRALTNAQKSMDKDSTLAMAYRAMAQACLNVNPKKFGQLIYEELTRALELDSTDAESHYLMWLHTDNTNTESPWITKSIRFNDRFFQSHYSLGLLCAKQKNFEQAVVHYKKCAEINPKNYRTYFSLGNAYSQQKKYDLAIPEYENALKLNNKNTEAYFYLGLAYYYKDNNKKAKKNLEKYLELSPVTTYRKQAEDMLNDIKQQ, from the coding sequence ATGAATAATAATTTCAAAATCAAAACTTTCAGTTTTACTGAATCTTCCTGTTGCGCTGTGGTATGTTTGTTTCTATTTACGGTTGCCCTCGGCGCGCAGAACCCGGAAAAAGCAAAAAAACATTTTGACAGCGGGAGAAATGCCTATCTAAAATTCACCTTTGACGATTATAAAGAGGCTGTCGGACATTATGAAAAAGCGCTGGCTGAAGATTCCAACTTCGCTCCGGCCTATGCGGCTTTATCTGAAGCGCATGCACTTTTAGGATTTGAACTTGAAAACCTGGGACAACCGGCTGAGAATCATTACAGCAGGGCTCTGACGAATGCGCAAAAGAGCATGGACAAGGATTCTACGCTGGCTATGGCATACCGCGCAATGGCTCAAGCATGTTTAAATGTTAATCCAAAAAAATTCGGCCAGCTTATTTACGAGGAATTGACCCGTGCGCTGGAACTGGATTCCACCGATGCCGAGAGCCACTATCTTATGTGGCTTCACACGGATAATACCAATACAGAAAGCCCGTGGATCACCAAGTCGATCCGATTCAATGATCGCTTCTTTCAGTCTCACTATAGTCTGGGATTATTATGTGCAAAGCAAAAAAATTTCGAACAAGCGGTTGTGCATTATAAGAAATGCGCCGAGATTAACCCGAAAAATTATCGAACCTACTTTTCATTGGGCAATGCTTATTCTCAACAGAAGAAATACGATTTAGCAATTCCTGAATACGAAAACGCGCTCAAACTAAATAATAAAAACACGGAAGCGTACTTTTATCTTGGGTTGGCTTATTATTATAAGGACAACAACAAGAAGGCAAAAAAAAATCTGGAAAAATATCTGGAGCTGTCCCCTGTAACTACCTATCGCAAGCAGGCGGAAGACATGTTGAACGACATAAAACAACAATAG